In the genome of Afipia felis ATCC 53690, the window GCAGTGGTGAATTGTATTCGTTCCACTTCAGGATGTAGCGGAAATCGCCGATGCCCGATGCGGCAAGCGTCTTGATCGGCCCGGCGGAAATCGCGTTGACGCGGATGTTCTTCTCACCGAGGTCGGCGGCGAGATAGCGCACGCTCGCCTCGAGCGCGGCCTTCGCCACACCCATGACGTTGTAGTGCGGCATCCACTTCTCGGCGCCGTAATAGGACAGCGTCAGGATAGAGCCGCCCTCGGTCATCAGGTGTTCGGCGCGTTGGGCGATCGCGGTCAGCGAGTAGCAGGAGATCAGCATCGACTTCGAGAAGTTCGCTTCGCTCGTGTCGAGGTAGCGGCCGTCGAGTTCATCCTTGTCGGAAAACGCGATGGCATGGACGACGAAATCGATCTTGCCCCATTGCTTCTTGGCCTCGGCGAACACGGCGTCGATGCTCGCGCCATCGGTCACGTCGCAATGGCCGAGCGTGATCGCGCCAAGCTCCTTGGCGAGCGGTTCGACGCGCTTCTTCAACGCGTCGCCCTGCCAGGTCAGCGCAAGCTCCGCGCCCTGGTCGCGGCAGGATTTGGCGATGCCGTAGGCAATCGAGCGATTGTTGGCGACGCCAAGGATAATCCCCCGCTTGCCGCGCATCAGGCCGATATTGTCCGCCATG includes:
- the fabI gene encoding enoyl-ACP reductase FabI, encoding MADNIGLMRGKRGIILGVANNRSIAYGIAKSCRDQGAELALTWQGDALKKRVEPLAKELGAITLGHCDVTDGASIDAVFAEAKKQWGKIDFVVHAIAFSDKDELDGRYLDTSEANFSKSMLISCYSLTAIAQRAEHLMTEGGSILTLSYYGAEKWMPHYNVMGVAKAALEASVRYLAADLGEKNIRVNAISAGPIKTLAASGIGDFRYILKWNEYNSPLRRTVTQEEVGDSAMYLLSDLSRGVTGEIHHVDSGYNVVGMKRPDAPDISLAKE